One segment of Halococcus salsus DNA contains the following:
- a CDS encoding helicase HerA domain-containing protein, with protein sequence MASETTETVTLDADGEVRIPTIELLTGRGFVTGKSGGGKSNTASVVAEELLDDGHPLMIVDTDGEYYGLKERYEVLHAGGDDECDVQVGTEHADKLAELALDGGVPVILDVSAYLDDGGHDIVRATVEALFRREQEARRPFLLLVEEVHEFIPESGGLTEAGKMLVRVAKRGRKRGLGFCGISQRPANVKKDVITQCDWLCWHRLTWNNDTAVVGRVLDNQAAEAVQNLADGEAILVTDWDGTRRRVQVRRKRTFDAGSTPGLGDVDRPELKSIGEGLLGDLTEISDQKREHENRLAKLEADLERKNERIAELERELARARDLSEMAQQFTRALTGDGVPSANRRPGSDDEPTHHELGDFEANDEVSDSSTDAASSDATADTTSSDDADDTTTTADIAGTVDADNALDTDEGSEVQATDETADGPASETGEADPIRVADDPGGPGGSDPDPADEPSSADLLEMDIVRHEIARTEDHSRASPAYAKGIVATLIDADGPVSQRTLLDRLGASSTDEITTVATTLESMRTVRKEHTDEGLMVEVDPAGVRELRETSLGRERTRSLADGF encoded by the coding sequence ATGGCGAGTGAGACGACGGAGACGGTCACGCTCGACGCCGACGGCGAGGTTCGGATCCCGACGATCGAGCTCCTCACCGGTCGGGGGTTCGTCACGGGAAAGAGCGGCGGCGGGAAGTCGAACACCGCGAGCGTGGTCGCCGAGGAGCTCCTCGACGACGGCCACCCGCTCATGATCGTCGACACCGATGGCGAATATTACGGATTGAAGGAGCGCTACGAGGTCCTCCACGCGGGGGGCGACGACGAGTGCGACGTCCAGGTCGGCACCGAACACGCCGACAAGCTCGCCGAGCTCGCGCTCGACGGCGGCGTCCCGGTGATCCTCGACGTCTCGGCCTACCTCGACGACGGCGGCCACGACATCGTTCGCGCGACCGTCGAGGCGCTGTTCCGACGCGAACAGGAGGCCCGACGGCCGTTCCTCTTACTGGTGGAGGAGGTCCACGAGTTCATCCCGGAATCGGGAGGACTCACCGAGGCCGGGAAGATGCTCGTCCGGGTGGCCAAACGCGGCCGCAAGCGCGGCCTCGGTTTCTGTGGGATCTCCCAGCGCCCGGCGAACGTCAAGAAGGACGTGATCACCCAGTGTGACTGGCTCTGCTGGCACCGCCTCACCTGGAACAACGACACCGCCGTCGTGGGGCGCGTCCTCGACAACCAGGCCGCGGAAGCGGTACAGAACCTCGCAGACGGCGAGGCGATCCTCGTCACCGACTGGGACGGCACCCGCCGCCGGGTGCAGGTCCGCCGGAAACGGACCTTCGACGCGGGCTCGACACCGGGGCTCGGCGACGTCGACCGCCCGGAACTCAAGTCGATCGGCGAGGGGCTGCTCGGCGACCTCACCGAGATATCGGACCAGAAGCGCGAGCACGAGAACCGCCTCGCCAAACTGGAAGCCGACCTCGAACGCAAGAACGAGCGCATCGCGGAGCTCGAACGCGAGCTCGCCCGGGCGCGTGACCTCAGCGAGATGGCCCAGCAGTTCACCCGCGCATTGACCGGTGACGGTGTACCGTCAGCGAATCGGCGACCCGGCTCGGACGACGAACCGACGCACCACGAACTCGGCGACTTCGAGGCGAACGACGAGGTTTCGGATAGTAGCACCGACGCCGCCAGCTCCGACGCCACAGCCGACACCACTTCCAGCGACGACGCCGACGACACGACCACCACTGCCGACATCGCCGGGACGGTCGACGCCGACAACGCCCTCGATACCGACGAGGGTAGCGAGGTCCAAGCGACCGACGAAACCGCCGACGGACCGGCCTCCGAGACGGGCGAGGCCGACCCGATCAGGGTCGCCGACGACCCCGGTGGCCCCGGCGGGTCGGACCCTGATCCAGCGGACGAGCCGTCCTCCGCCGACCTGCTCGAGATGGACATCGTTCGCCACGAGATCGCGCGAACCGAGGACCACTCGCGAGCGTCGCCAGCGTACGCGAAGGGGATCGTCGCCACGCTCATCGACGCGGACGGCCCGGTGAGCCAGCGCACGCTCCTCGACCGACTCGGGGCGTCGAGCACGGACGAGATCACCACGGTGGCGACCACGCTCGAATCGATGCGAACCGTCCGGAAGGAACACACCGACGAGGGGCTGATGGTCGAGGTGGACCCGGCCGGCGTTCGGGAGCTCCGCGAGACGAGCCTCGGGCGCGAACGGACCCGAAGCTTGGCCGACGGGTTCTGA
- a CDS encoding formylglycine-generating enzyme family protein, translating into MARDDRTCCAASRDPERSSRERPSAADRDGVERTAPATADDERTRRMVRLDGGRFTMGTDDEVGFPEDGEGPAREVALDPFYVDRFAVTNAEFLRFVRETGYTTEAERFGWSFVFEDFVAAADESHVMQSVAAAPWWVAVEGATWLRPEGPSSSVVGDDRLKQPIAHVSWNDAQAYAEWAGKRLPTEAEWEYAARGGLEGKRYPWGDELRPDGEHRCNIWQGDFPTHNTGDDGYLGPAPVTAYEPNGFGLSNVSGNVWEWCADWFSPDYHTTEAYSRTNPTGPPDGDSRVMRGGSYLCHRSWCNRYRVAARSQNTPDSSTGNIGFRCVVDVA; encoded by the coding sequence ATGGCACGGGACGACCGGACGTGCTGTGCGGCCTCACGTGACCCGGAGCGGTCATCGCGAGAGCGACCCTCGGCGGCCGATCGGGACGGAGTCGAACGAACCGCCCCGGCGACGGCCGACGACGAGCGCACGAGGCGAATGGTCCGCCTCGACGGCGGTCGGTTCACGATGGGCACCGACGACGAGGTCGGCTTCCCCGAGGACGGCGAGGGGCCGGCACGCGAGGTGGCGCTCGACCCGTTCTACGTCGACCGGTTCGCCGTGACGAACGCCGAGTTCCTCCGGTTCGTTCGCGAGACGGGGTACACCACCGAGGCCGAGCGGTTCGGCTGGTCGTTCGTCTTCGAGGACTTCGTCGCAGCCGCCGACGAGTCACACGTGATGCAGTCGGTGGCGGCAGCGCCGTGGTGGGTCGCCGTCGAGGGCGCGACCTGGCTCCGACCCGAGGGGCCGAGTTCGAGCGTGGTCGGAGACGACCGGTTGAAACAGCCCATCGCGCACGTCTCGTGGAACGACGCCCAAGCGTACGCCGAGTGGGCCGGCAAGCGCCTCCCGACGGAGGCCGAGTGGGAGTACGCCGCACGCGGCGGGTTGGAGGGCAAGCGGTACCCGTGGGGTGACGAACTCCGGCCCGACGGCGAGCACCGCTGCAACATCTGGCAGGGCGACTTCCCGACGCACAACACCGGCGACGACGGCTACCTCGGTCCCGCACCCGTGACCGCCTACGAACCGAACGGGTTCGGGCTCTCCAACGTCTCCGGCAACGTCTGGGAGTGGTGTGCCGACTGGTTCAGCCCGGACTACCACACGACCGAGGCGTACTCCCGGACGAACCCGACGGGTCCGCCCGACGGCGATTCACGGGTGATGCGGGGCGGGTCGTACCTCTGCCACCGCTCGTGGTGCAACCGCTACCGGGTCGCGGCGCGCTCGCAGAACACGCCCGACAGCTCGACCGGGAACATCGGCTTCCGGTGTGTGGTCGACGTCGCCTGA
- a CDS encoding DUF4350 domain-containing protein: MDRPDFTYPQVVLVGLTVVVAVGLVLAATTSSAAFGSFNQGWDGASQLQDEARAVGAEGEIVRNTSQYSSGPANGSVAVVLSPETGYGPTDTDRLRAFVRRGGTLVVAEDVGPHSNPLLARLGASARVEGDTLRDERYNYRSPALPVARNVSNVGLLAGVDSLTLNHGTGVDPDGATVLASSSSVAYLDTNANDELDDSDPVGSYPVATTESVGAGRVVVVGDPSLFINAMLDRSDNRAFVRSLFADHDRVLLDYSHAGRLPPLSVALLVVRDAPLLQLLLGSLCLGVLGLWTRPPRALRRLTDRFGSEPAPDPTLDADELSSFVRSRHPEWDDERVDRVIRGIMSRRDED, from the coding sequence ATGGATCGGCCGGATTTCACCTATCCCCAGGTCGTGCTCGTCGGGCTCACGGTCGTCGTCGCCGTCGGCCTCGTCCTCGCGGCGACCACGTCGAGCGCGGCGTTCGGGTCGTTCAACCAAGGCTGGGACGGGGCCTCGCAGCTCCAGGACGAAGCTCGAGCCGTCGGGGCCGAGGGCGAGATCGTCAGGAACACCAGTCAGTACTCGAGCGGGCCGGCGAACGGCTCCGTCGCGGTCGTGCTCTCGCCGGAGACCGGCTACGGCCCCACCGACACCGACCGTCTTCGGGCGTTCGTCCGGCGCGGCGGCACCCTCGTCGTCGCCGAGGACGTCGGACCGCACTCGAACCCGCTGCTCGCCCGGCTGGGCGCGAGCGCACGCGTGGAGGGCGACACGCTTCGCGACGAACGCTACAACTACCGCTCGCCGGCGCTGCCGGTCGCGCGGAACGTCTCGAACGTGGGTCTGCTGGCGGGCGTCGACAGCCTCACGCTCAACCACGGCACCGGCGTCGACCCCGACGGCGCGACGGTGCTCGCGAGTTCGTCCAGCGTGGCGTATCTCGACACCAACGCCAACGACGAACTCGACGACAGCGACCCGGTGGGGAGCTATCCGGTGGCGACGACCGAGTCGGTCGGAGCGGGCCGAGTGGTCGTGGTCGGCGACCCGAGCCTGTTCATCAACGCGATGCTCGATCGGTCCGACAACCGGGCGTTCGTTCGGTCGCTGTTCGCCGACCACGACCGGGTCCTGTTGGACTACTCCCACGCCGGTCGGCTGCCGCCGCTCTCGGTGGCGCTGCTCGTCGTTCGGGACGCGCCACTCCTTCAACTGCTGCTCGGGAGCCTCTGTCTCGGCGTTCTCGGGCTCTGGACCCGTCCCCCGAGGGCGCTTCGGCGGCTCACCGATCGATTCGGGAGCGAGCCGGCCCCGGACCCGACCCTGGACGCCGACGAACTCTCGTCGTTCGTCCGGAGCCGGCATCCGGAGTGGGACGACGAGCGGGTCGACCGGGTGATACGAGGGATTATGAGCCGGCGGGATGAGGACTAA
- a CDS encoding AAA family ATPase yields MTEPDEIYTALHDEMESVLIGKEELVEGMTIALLTRGHVLLEGVPGVAKTTVARLFARASGLGHNRVQLTPDVLPADITGTHIYRESTGEFELQRGPVFANLVVADEINRATPKTQSALLEAMQERQVTIDGETLALPEPFMLIATQNPIEMEGTFELPEAQRDRFQFKLTADLPTKTEGRELLDRFDTDPTLGPDRIEQVVTAEELLDARETVAEVYVDGTVKEYILDVVGATHENPHVEYGASPRASLAFLNTAKARAAITGRDYVIPDDVKALIEPILVHRLVLSTDASLSDVSVADVLDTIAAETEPPGEDVAEPQAAVSDGGKQE; encoded by the coding sequence ATGACCGAACCGGACGAGATTTACACCGCCCTCCACGACGAGATGGAGTCGGTGCTCATCGGCAAGGAGGAGCTCGTCGAGGGGATGACGATCGCCCTCCTGACCCGCGGGCACGTGCTGCTCGAAGGGGTGCCGGGCGTCGCGAAGACCACCGTCGCCCGGCTGTTCGCTCGGGCAAGCGGGCTGGGACACAACCGGGTCCAGCTCACCCCGGACGTGCTCCCGGCCGACATCACCGGCACCCACATCTATCGGGAGTCGACCGGCGAGTTCGAGCTCCAGCGCGGACCCGTCTTCGCGAACCTCGTTGTGGCCGACGAGATCAACCGCGCGACGCCGAAGACCCAGAGCGCGCTGCTCGAAGCCATGCAGGAGCGCCAGGTCACGATCGACGGCGAGACCCTCGCGCTGCCGGAGCCGTTCATGTTGATCGCGACCCAGAACCCCATCGAGATGGAGGGGACCTTCGAGCTCCCCGAGGCCCAGCGCGACCGCTTCCAGTTCAAGCTCACGGCGGACCTCCCGACGAAGACCGAAGGCCGGGAGCTCCTCGATCGGTTCGACACCGACCCGACGCTCGGCCCCGACCGGATCGAACAGGTCGTCACGGCCGAGGAGCTCCTCGACGCCCGCGAGACGGTGGCCGAGGTCTACGTCGACGGGACGGTGAAGGAGTACATCCTCGACGTCGTGGGCGCGACCCACGAGAACCCGCACGTCGAGTACGGCGCGTCGCCCCGGGCGAGCCTCGCCTTCCTCAACACCGCGAAGGCCCGCGCGGCCATCACCGGTCGCGACTACGTCATCCCCGACGACGTGAAGGCCCTCATCGAACCGATCCTCGTCCACCGGTTGGTGTTGAGCACCGACGCCTCGCTCAGCGACGTCTCGGTCGCGGACGTGCTCGACACCATCGCCGCCGAGACCGAACCACCCGGCGAGGACGTGGCCGAGCCACAGGCCGCGGTGAGCGACGGCGGGAAACAGGAATAA
- a CDS encoding LolA family protein, whose product MKQLGAIVVALGLLTVAVPASGVSLFGGDQVANAASPQADVSNGANAQVESTVTETANETTATASDTATETATAAGTATGTASGDGDRTLLDVYQDARTSYEGLHDLSATVESETVVSNDAGSQSYNASANVSYKAPDMFRLDVLEPEAQAGTIVASNGTAVMYYDPATDTTTAIPAAELTGDVSPASTMGGAAGGVSQADAMGMNASAMGMGDPSAMLADSDVTYEGTEMVDGYTTDVVAIESENESLGYTASATVYLDRASSVPVKGVSNVTLTTEGETTTINTSFLVSDLAVNAGIPNATFDLADGDVTPVEERPMPQNATYYQVDFVTGEPIEELRSDEGYYTPDRLVRFAHGNTDSGVTRVSDGEFVTDETVADRIESEDIAVEDDTATITFTVSEGEPIDLTLASYEKPGPGWSPQTEADQVFVDSDTETFESGTHTLTVDLPDESTEDSTVTTTATATETETTAAAETTATATETMETETPTSSATDTATATETATATDTAAATDTATATETATTTETATATASAAAASDASGDDLNCDDFPSQEAAQQNLENNPSDPNQLDGDDDGDACESGVDS is encoded by the coding sequence ATGAAGCAGCTGGGCGCGATAGTGGTCGCGCTCGGTCTGCTCACCGTCGCGGTTCCGGCCTCGGGGGTCTCCTTGTTCGGCGGCGACCAGGTCGCGAACGCGGCGAGCCCACAGGCGGACGTATCGAACGGCGCGAACGCACAGGTCGAGTCGACGGTGACCGAAACCGCCAACGAAACGACCGCAACCGCCTCTGACACGGCGACCGAAACCGCCACCGCAGCCGGCACGGCGACTGGGACGGCGTCCGGAGACGGTGACCGGACGTTGCTCGACGTCTATCAGGACGCACGGACGTCCTACGAGGGGCTCCACGACCTGAGCGCGACGGTCGAGAGCGAGACTGTAGTCTCGAACGACGCCGGGAGCCAGTCCTACAACGCGAGCGCGAACGTCTCGTACAAGGCACCCGATATGTTCCGGCTCGACGTCCTCGAACCCGAGGCCCAGGCCGGCACCATCGTGGCCTCGAACGGCACCGCGGTGATGTACTACGACCCCGCGACCGACACCACGACGGCGATCCCGGCCGCGGAGCTCACCGGTGACGTCTCGCCGGCGAGCACGATGGGTGGAGCGGCGGGCGGCGTCTCGCAGGCCGACGCGATGGGCATGAACGCGAGCGCGATGGGGATGGGTGACCCCTCGGCGATGCTGGCCGACAGCGACGTGACCTACGAGGGGACCGAGATGGTCGACGGCTACACGACCGACGTGGTCGCCATCGAGAGCGAGAACGAGTCGCTCGGCTACACCGCCTCGGCGACCGTCTACCTCGACCGGGCGTCGAGCGTGCCGGTGAAGGGCGTCTCGAACGTCACCCTCACGACCGAGGGTGAGACGACCACGATCAACACCTCGTTCCTCGTGAGCGACCTCGCGGTCAACGCGGGCATCCCGAACGCCACCTTCGACCTCGCCGACGGCGACGTGACGCCGGTCGAGGAGCGGCCGATGCCCCAGAACGCGACGTACTACCAGGTGGACTTCGTGACGGGCGAGCCGATCGAGGAACTCCGGAGCGACGAGGGCTACTACACCCCCGATAGACTGGTCCGCTTCGCGCACGGCAACACCGATTCGGGCGTCACGCGCGTCTCCGACGGCGAGTTCGTGACCGACGAAACGGTGGCCGACCGGATCGAGAGCGAGGACATCGCGGTCGAGGACGACACCGCGACGATCACCTTCACCGTCAGCGAGGGCGAGCCGATCGACCTCACCCTCGCGAGCTACGAGAAGCCCGGCCCCGGCTGGAGCCCCCAGACCGAGGCCGACCAGGTGTTCGTCGACAGCGACACCGAGACCTTCGAGTCGGGAACCCACACGCTGACCGTCGACCTCCCCGACGAGAGTACGGAGGACTCGACGGTGACGACCACGGCGACAGCGACCGAAACGGAGACGACGGCGGCAGCCGAGACGACGGCGACGGCAACCGAAACGATGGAGACGGAGACGCCGACGTCGAGTGCAACGGACACGGCGACGGCGACCGAAACCGCGACAGCGACCGATACGGCGGCGGCGACCGACACTGCAACGGCGACCGAAACCGCGACGACGACCGAAACCGCGACGGCGACAGCAAGCGCCGCAGCGGCGAGTGATGCTTCGGGCGACGACCTCAACTGTGACGATTTCCCGAGCCAGGAAGCCGCACAGCAGAACCTCGAGAACAATCCGAGCGACCCGAACCAGCTCGACGGTGACGACGACGGCGACGCCTGCGAGTCGGGTGTGGACTCGTAG